From Dasypus novemcinctus isolate mDasNov1 chromosome 8, mDasNov1.1.hap2, whole genome shotgun sequence, the proteins below share one genomic window:
- the LOC101435753 gene encoding olfactory receptor 13C8 produces MERTNESMLTEFVLVGLSAHPKVQTVFFVLVLWMYLMILLGNGVLITVIIYDSHLHTPMYFFLCNLSFLDICYTSSSVPLILNGFLTVRKRVSFSGCMVQMFLSFAMGGTECVLLGMMALDRYVAICYPLRYPIIMSKGTYVPMAAGCWVAGLVNSMVQTSLTIQLPFCANNVIHHFVCEILAILKLACANISTNVISMTGSNLMFLVIPLLVIFISYIFIVATILRIPSTEGKQKAFSTCSAHLTVVIIFYGTIFFMYAKPKSKAAVDTVNEDITEALISLFYGVMTPMLNPLIYSLRNKDVKAAVKNMLGKKLFSDRR; encoded by the coding sequence ATGGAAAGGACCAATGAGTCCATGTTGACAGAATTTGTCCTGGTGGGGCTCTCTGCCCACCCAAAGGTCCAGACAGTTTTCTTTGTGCTAGTTTTATGGATGTACCTGATGATCCTGCTGGGAAATGGAGTCCTGATTACAGTAATCATCTATGATTCTCACCTGCAtacccccatgtatttcttcctctgtAATCTCTCCTTCCTGGACATCTGCTACACGAGCTCCTCAGTTCCACTAATTCTTAATGGCTTCCTGACAGTAAGAAAAAGGGTTTCCTTCTCAGGGTGCATGGTGCAAAtgtttctttcctttgccatggGGGGCACTGAATGTGTTCTCCTGGGCATGATGGCACTTGACCGCTACGTGGCCATCTGCTACCCACTGAGGTACCCCATCATCATGAGCAAGGGTACCTATGTGCCCATGGCAGCTGGGTGTTGGGTCGCTGGGCTGGTGAACTCCATGGTGCAGACATCTCTCACGATACAATTACCATTCTGTGCTAATAACGTCATTCACCATTTTGTCTGTGAAATTCTGGCTATCCTGAAACTGGCCTGTGCCAACATTTCTACCAATGTGATCAGCATGACAGGGTCAAATCTGATGTTTCTGGTGATTCCACTGCTGGTAATTTTCATCTCTTACATATTTATTGTTGCCACCATTCTGAGGATCCCATCCactgaaggaaaacagaaggCTTTCTCCACCTGCTCAGCCCACCTGACAGTGGTGATTATATTCTATGGAACTATCTTCTTCATGTATGCAAAGCCCAAGTCTAAAGCTGCTGTTGACACTGTTAATGAAGACATCACTGAAGCCCTTATCTCCCTCTTCTATGGAGTAATGACCCCCATGCTCAATCCTCTCATCTATAGTCTGAGGAACAAGGATGTAAAGGCTGCTGTGAAGAATATGCTGGGGAAGAAACTCTTCTCTGACAGAAGATGA